The following proteins come from a genomic window of Candidatus Obscuribacter sp.:
- a CDS encoding CAP domain-containing protein has product MKRPVEAKAQSKAPDWTVPGCYLALIVLVLPGLLPAPVLLLPASAANKASQSDLPPPSPVPAALLPTTRIDRPVKASTAAPKANGATKTNAALTDTRINRPAEFKSLAPVPDVLTPPPPSPVPPPRAVPPGASNVPSGSHSTGNPAGLSTAPPVAPPISPPISSPVSPSRGLLPLSTPAGTAVPPTTGGASGVTDPYPTIGKLEDLTLGQRQPGQNITERLAALETTVFRRTYSEDTLFDRTERLKKTIIGGPDVDPNSAAARDESFGAGNQAQDVMQGLGLIDGPNGAAESAKVEHYLDEIAHRPENLEAATPEQVAQFAIELVNTERRNFGLGPIAPDNNAEKIAREHVQDQAKRSAISHFSEKGDGPDRRYTLAEGTDALTECVASIKTSEVGARQLCRASAAALIKSLISRQDDRDALLSPDATHIGFAAALGAGGERTFGTFEVINRHGVMGPLPFEATLGEKLEVKGVMHSPYIFDRVTLAWEGYNPEGMASASDESEEALPYFPPLDYVAYAARSEQNHDMAINTLKAVGMVAAIGGGMFFPPIALAAPLIAISGSTSEPRPVSDIPVKGGIKLDGAAFSGKIPLSNSNKEGLYYVTIWGTLGKGQKSVPVSRRVILVKTKGDVETEISGERLTPAESSKDQKLADDSDKKSRKSKKDKKKDKDKDKEKKRRKERSQRQSY; this is encoded by the coding sequence ATGAAAAGACCAGTAGAGGCTAAAGCTCAAAGCAAAGCACCGGATTGGACAGTCCCTGGCTGTTATCTGGCACTTATTGTGCTTGTTTTGCCCGGACTTTTGCCAGCTCCCGTCTTGCTGTTGCCTGCTTCTGCTGCTAATAAGGCCAGTCAGTCCGACCTGCCACCGCCAAGCCCGGTGCCCGCTGCACTTTTGCCCACCACTCGCATTGACCGTCCGGTAAAGGCCAGCACAGCGGCGCCAAAAGCTAATGGGGCAACAAAAACCAATGCAGCCCTCACGGACACACGCATCAATCGACCAGCTGAGTTTAAGTCACTGGCTCCAGTGCCTGATGTCCTCACCCCGCCACCGCCATCCCCTGTGCCGCCACCACGAGCGGTGCCACCTGGAGCAAGCAATGTGCCCTCCGGTAGTCACAGTACTGGCAATCCCGCTGGATTATCAACAGCACCGCCTGTAGCACCACCGATATCACCTCCAATATCATCTCCAGTATCTCCGTCCCGTGGACTTTTGCCCCTATCGACGCCAGCTGGGACTGCTGTGCCACCCACTACTGGCGGTGCTAGTGGCGTTACCGACCCTTATCCTACTATTGGCAAACTCGAAGACCTTACTCTCGGACAGAGACAGCCCGGCCAAAATATCACAGAGCGACTGGCAGCCCTTGAGACCACAGTATTTAGACGTACCTATAGTGAAGACACACTTTTTGATCGCACCGAAAGATTGAAAAAAACTATCATCGGTGGACCAGACGTCGATCCTAATTCGGCTGCTGCTAGAGATGAATCCTTTGGCGCAGGCAATCAGGCTCAAGATGTAATGCAGGGACTGGGACTGATAGATGGACCAAATGGAGCGGCTGAATCGGCTAAGGTAGAACACTATCTCGATGAAATCGCCCATCGTCCTGAAAACCTGGAAGCAGCAACTCCAGAGCAGGTCGCTCAATTTGCTATTGAGTTAGTCAACACTGAGCGACGTAATTTTGGTCTTGGTCCAATTGCTCCCGACAATAACGCCGAAAAAATCGCCAGAGAGCATGTCCAGGATCAAGCTAAGCGCAGCGCTATATCGCACTTTAGCGAAAAGGGTGATGGTCCTGACCGCCGCTATACGCTGGCTGAAGGCACTGATGCCCTGACTGAATGTGTGGCTTCGATAAAGACTTCTGAAGTGGGCGCAAGACAGCTTTGCCGGGCCAGTGCTGCTGCTCTTATTAAGTCATTGATATCGCGCCAGGACGACAGAGACGCGCTATTGAGTCCTGATGCTACTCACATCGGTTTTGCTGCGGCATTAGGCGCTGGTGGCGAGCGTACCTTTGGTACTTTTGAGGTGATTAATCGCCATGGTGTGATGGGACCATTGCCCTTTGAAGCAACTCTGGGTGAAAAGCTTGAAGTCAAAGGTGTAATGCATAGCCCCTATATCTTTGACCGGGTCACCCTGGCCTGGGAAGGCTACAATCCCGAAGGCATGGCATCCGCCAGCGATGAATCGGAAGAAGCTCTGCCTTACTTTCCTCCGCTGGATTATGTGGCTTATGCTGCTCGCAGTGAGCAAAACCATGATATGGCAATAAACACTCTCAAAGCTGTGGGCATGGTGGCTGCCATAGGTGGCGGCATGTTCTTCCCACCAATTGCCCTGGCTGCACCTCTAATCGCTATTTCAGGTTCGACTTCTGAGCCCAGACCAGTAAGCGATATCCCTGTCAAAGGTGGTATCAAACTCGATGGCGCAGCTTTTAGTGGCAAAATTCCTCTCAGTAATAGCAACAAAGAGGGGCTCTATTACGTCACCATTTGGGGCACTTTGGGTAAGGGGCAAAAATCCGTCCCAGTCAGCCGTCGAGTTATCCTGGTCAAGACCAAAGGGGATGTAGAGACCGAGATATCGGGCGAGCGTCTTACTCCAGCAGAGTCCTCTAAGGACCAAAAGCTCGCCGATGATAGTGACAAAAAGTCGCGCAAGTCCAAAAAGGATAAGAAGAAAGATAAGGACAAGGACAAAGAAAAAAAGCGAAGAAAAGAGCGAAGCCAAAGACAAAGCTACTGA
- the pgeF gene encoding peptidoglycan editing factor PgeF, producing the protein MQNTINKALTKNQWSVETIDGMQLTRSPLLKNEPGLTHAFTTRHGGECPSPYNNFNLGRSVGDDTVKAFALKNRQRLLKALALDHDILQVPGQVHSGNVVKVHHGAAKQDLSGVDGLATTDKHLPVLLHFADCVPVLVYERDKGLLAIVHAGWRGTAQSIAGRAVEVLQSLGGDPSHMVAAVGPAIGPCCYPTGDDVVVSLMATLKCQDPSQAEQLKQAFVHDSNRPDLKAINAMQLLQRGVASVDVTSYCTSCLPEMFYSHRQSGGITGRQGAIGCLV; encoded by the coding sequence ATGCAAAATACTATTAATAAAGCTCTGACCAAAAACCAGTGGTCTGTTGAGACCATCGACGGCATGCAGTTGACCCGCTCACCTTTGCTCAAGAACGAGCCCGGTCTTACTCATGCATTTACCACCCGCCACGGGGGCGAGTGTCCCAGTCCCTATAATAATTTCAATCTGGGTCGCAGTGTGGGCGATGATACTGTCAAAGCATTTGCCCTAAAAAACCGGCAGAGACTGCTTAAGGCGCTGGCTCTAGACCATGACATATTGCAAGTGCCCGGTCAGGTGCATAGTGGCAATGTGGTCAAAGTCCACCACGGCGCTGCCAAACAGGACTTGTCAGGCGTTGATGGGCTGGCTACCACCGACAAGCATTTGCCAGTCTTGTTGCATTTTGCCGACTGTGTGCCTGTCCTCGTCTATGAGCGAGATAAAGGACTCTTAGCTATTGTCCATGCCGGCTGGCGCGGTACTGCCCAGTCTATTGCCGGGCGTGCTGTTGAGGTTTTGCAGTCATTGGGTGGCGATCCCTCCCATATGGTGGCGGCTGTTGGTCCAGCCATCGGTCCCTGTTGCTATCCTACTGGAGATGACGTGGTGGTTAGTCTCATGGCCACTCTTAAGTGCCAAGACCCGAGCCAAGCTGAGCAGCTTAAGCAGGCTTTTGTCCACGACAGTAACCGCCCGGATCTCAAAGCCATCAATGCCATGCAGCTTTTACAGCGCGGCGTAGCAAGTGTGGACGTGACTTCTTACTGTACTAGCTGTTTGCCTGAGATGTTTTATTCGCACAGACAGTCAGGAGGCATCACCGGTAGGCAGGGTGCTATTGGTTGCCTGGTCTGA
- a CDS encoding SDR family oxidoreductase, with amino-acid sequence MNLENRSESSAFSSTLLAQKTALITGAGRGIGLAIAQLFCQCGIKHLILTGRNQSRLETAAKDLSIYKDCQISIEQLDLSVPEAVAGRLDAIKQKLGTVDILINNAGVYQTAQVAGHTLNTWQKILDINLTGSMLLTSAFLPGMLSQNWGRIVNVSSISGKSAEAYGGAYSASKFALLGLTQSTALESARNGVTVNAVCPGWVATDMAFEQIDDPDWQSLNGLPAQDAQEFTRLSVPQERFIEPSEVASLVAYLCTNEARGITGQAINVCGGLSLH; translated from the coding sequence TTGAATCTTGAAAACCGGTCTGAATCGAGTGCATTTAGCAGTACTTTGCTTGCTCAAAAAACTGCACTGATTACTGGCGCTGGACGCGGCATTGGTCTGGCTATTGCTCAATTGTTTTGCCAGTGTGGCATTAAACACTTGATTTTGACCGGACGCAATCAAAGCCGACTGGAGACCGCGGCCAAAGATCTCTCTATATATAAGGACTGCCAGATTTCGATTGAGCAGTTAGATTTATCCGTACCCGAAGCAGTCGCTGGCAGACTCGATGCTATCAAACAAAAGCTAGGCACAGTCGACATCTTGATAAACAATGCTGGAGTTTATCAAACAGCCCAGGTAGCTGGTCACACACTAAATACCTGGCAAAAGATACTGGACATCAACCTTACTGGTAGCATGCTTTTAACTAGTGCATTTTTACCGGGCATGTTGAGCCAAAATTGGGGACGCATAGTCAACGTTTCTTCTATTTCGGGTAAGTCGGCAGAGGCTTATGGTGGGGCTTACAGTGCGTCAAAATTTGCTCTTTTAGGGCTGACTCAGTCCACTGCTCTCGAATCAGCCCGCAATGGCGTTACTGTCAACGCAGTTTGTCCTGGCTGGGTCGCTACTGATATGGCTTTTGAGCAAATTGATGATCCTGACTGGCAGTCATTAAATGGTTTGCCCGCTCAAGATGCTCAAGAATTTACAAGGCTCTCAGTGCCGCAAGAGCGCTTTATCGAGCCATCCGAGGTGGCCAGTCTTGTGGCATATTTATGCACAAATGAGGCGCGCGGAATTACTGGACAGGCTATAAATGTATGTGGAGGCTTATCGCTACACTAA